In Styela clava chromosome 6, kaStyClav1.hap1.2, whole genome shotgun sequence, the genomic window gcaccatttttccccctacttcacatcaagttgtgtaaaagggctgaaacctatgggcagcgggtatattcacttggctaacacagacagtgtaatagaactaatataagaaaaatcggaataaaattactgTCTAACCTGGTACTAAATACTGCaacaaattttcttttcaatcCGAAGCCGATTTATGTTAGATTGACTACCATTTGTTCCAGTAGTATAGGGGAAAAAAGCGAACATTGCAATTGCTGAAGGTTATCAGTCCTAATCTGCATTATTATCTTAAATAACTACGAACCAATTACGCAaggataatttatcaaaaatatgtaACTTAATAggaatttgaaaatggaaatgGGCAAATCGAAGTTTAAATCCAAGATGTCTAATATTCCTATATAAAACATACAAATTACTTTCTTACAGTGCCAACAATAAGAAATGAAGTAGGAAATGTGTCTACAATCATCAATAATTTGACATGGACAAAGCCAACGTTCGATACAACCCAGACAGAGTCGTCAAAAGGTAAGAAGATATGATATGTTTACTCtaacaattttcatatttatttttgtatttattctaacccagaacataccttGAATTTCACTTCATACTATTACTCTAATCATTTGCCTAgccctaaagttttatatctatgcTAACCAAGAACATACcgtgaatcccacttcatatgctcaCTCTAACTACTTGCCCCAAAGTTTCATATCTATTCCAACCCAGAATTACCCATAAAattccacttcatatgctttTTCTAACAATTAGCTTTATGTTCTATATTTATCCCAGTCCAGAACATAGAATGAATCCCACACCATATgcttattctaaccatttgcttgaagttttatatctatcctaacccagaacataccatgaattcCCGTACATATGCTTACTATAAGTATTTGCGtatagttttatatctatcctaaccagGAACAAACCATGAATCCCACTCCTTATGCTCACttttaccattcgcataaaatgtTACAACTGTCCTAGCCTGAACATGCCATAATACCCCCCTGATATACTGACCTCGATGCTCTTCACTTTAAGATTTATATCTATTCTGAATCGGATACAATGGATTTCAATTAGTAGGCTAACTATTTGCTTAACGTATTGTCCATATTCTTATTTATATCCATGGTCTGTCCCAAAACATTCGATTAGTCACTCTTGACAACCattgtataaataaaatttcctgTTTAGGTGGTGGAGAAGTTGGGCGGTCTCAATACTCTGTTTTATTTGGTAGTTCTAATACGATACGTAAaacatgcataaaatttgcttAGTTTTGAAAACTCAGaaacaaaatacttaaaacttaACCTCAGTGCACACAATTTTGTTTACACTTGCTTATAGCATCTGTCACACCCCGCCAGTCCACCTCTTAAATAAATGGGCGTTGAGAGAGAAAGTTGTTATCAAAAACTAATTCTGTTGTTGGGGATATTAACTAACATTGTATTTCTTTAATACTTAATTATGAGCGATGTATCAATTGATCACCAGTAATGGTGATTGTTTCGGTAGTAAGATATAATAGCACGCAACCTGCATGTTGTTATTTGCTGCTGTAGACTCTCGTTCCATTATAATCATTAATATAGATGTTTATATCAACAGAAACAGTCAACACTAACACTGAAAGAATTTTGAGCACAAGCGGAATGAGTCAATCAACTCTGATAATTCTCCTCTCCATACCAGAATTTATCCTCGTTTCAATCATGGTCGTGGCTGGGATTGTATTCTACAGAGAAAGACGGTGAGTATTAGGCAAACTAGAATACTAAATCCTAATCGTAAATCTCCATGGTCATATATTTATTCCATCGCCAACCgacaataacaaaaaatatgaaacgaTATGTGAATTCATAAATTTCATTagaaaccaaaactggttatcgaacCGGATAAGATATATCAtacattttgcaataataataGATCTTGTAGCCAGGTTGTGTGTTACGTTATCATTTTATCCGTGAATATTCTATTCTAATCATGTAAAGAGATCTCAGAaaagtcacgtgtcattctcTATGAAACATTGTTACGCAAAGAGGTGACTGTGTAGCCGAGTTATGTCTAAAATCAATCTTACACGTATTAGACGAGATACTACACCCATGAACAAAATTTACAtactatatatttttacagatcCCGACTCTCCGCTCAAACCAATACAGCACAGGGAACTGTTTCTAATTCGACTGAAATGAGGAACATCGATTCTGCGAGACAAAACGGAGGTTCAGGTAATATGATAGtgcggttccattacatttgaatccacgataattgcacctgcatactattgcacttatggaagtttttttttttacggatatttgaacccatactaaccctagcccatgggttttagcacccgcacatggattgaacccgcggatatacacatgggttcaaatgtacgtggattcaaatgtacggtcacctgaTAATGCGTTCAAACACAAGTCTccgataattactaatatgctTAAAAACTGTAGGTAAATATTCATTCGACTTCGACTGCAGATTGAGGTCGGTCTCCGACTCCCTAAGTATAAACACTTGTTACCCTGACTCTGCTTTGTAAAAGAGTTCTACTTAGATTCTAAATTAAAACACTGGGGAATTCtgataacaaaaacttttgTGCACGCAATCCTCCTTTAATAGAATGATAAGAATGACTAGTAAACGCACTACTATTTGagtttttaaagaaaattttgTCTTATATTGTCAACATTAAAAGTATGATATCTGACTCCGACCTTGTCAGTTTGAAAATACGATTCCAGTGGAAACATGCCGAACTTCGACTCCatatccatttaaaaaaaaaacttctcacctcaaaaagttttaaaaacttATTGCGTGTTTATGATTACTTCCGTTTGAACATGGTTCGtgctgtttttgactttttcttaCTCAGACATCGATGAAACGACACATATCAGTGCTCAGTTCAGTAGTCACATATCAGATATTTTTAGTTTTACCAATGTCCAGCGTTTTCTAATTAACCTAAGACTATTTGTCCTCAGAAACCAATCAAGCCATGTACAATACATGTAACTAGATGTTTGTGACGTAAATCACATCGAGTCTTCTGATTACGTACCAAGACAAACATTGTCTTGCAGGTGATAAATGATTTAATATTGAATAACGTTTCTGACACATTATGGTACTAagttaatacagtaatatcCCAATACAAAGACTAAGATTAACTATATATTCAGGTATTGATGGCTATGAAACATTTCAACCTGTGCCATCTGGTGGATATGAAGAGGTGCAACCAGCAACTGACGGCTACGAGAAAGTGCAAATAAGGGCAACAGCTCAGGAACAAGAGAGCGGATATAAAGCCACGTATGCGAATATTGCATAATAGCCAGAAGACAAGCATTTGTGCAACAATACCGTGAACGATTTTTCCGTATCGACCGACTTTCTACTACAAAGTTTATCTGTTACTCACTTATTTGTGGAATTCGCAACGACTTCATACGTATTAATTTGTCGCCGTCAAAATATTTCCACTTTGAAATGTTTCAAGTTTCGTCTTTTAATGTCGTTTAAATGATTTCCCAGATTAATGCTTCCCTTTCCGGGGGCACGTGATCCTCCAAAGGGGCCGCAGGGCTGTTGCAGAGGACCATCATGCCAGGCGCAAAACTATTTTTACTTTTCCTTTTACAATAAAACCTccccgttcttcctagtttcattgcttaaaatgacattcaat contains:
- the LOC144424289 gene encoding uncharacterized protein LOC144424289; translated protein: MGFRIQYKFTECIKVPTIRNEVGNVSTIINNLTWTKPTFDTTQTESSKETVNTNTERILSTSGMSQSTLIILLSIPEFILVSIMVVAGIVFYRERRSRLSAQTNTAQGTVSNSTEMRNIDSARQNGGSGIDGYETFQPVPSGGYEEVQPATDGYEKVQIRATAQEQESGYKATYANIA